The Pagrus major chromosome 24, Pma_NU_1.0 region TTCATCTTGCTTCATGTTTAAACTGTCACTTGTTTGAGTGACACAAACtcattttgaaagaaatgtgtcaGATGTTGTGTTGTCAGTCTGCTCTGCTGGACAGACAATCCcaacatttatgttttaaatcataaaggaggaaaacaacaatTAATTACAGAGACTTTAACTGGCTGAtcgtgttgttgtgtgtctgctgctgcatcATAGCTTTATTATCAGGAACACTGACTGagattttcagaataaaagtacAAACTATTCTTCAGAAGAATGTTGTCACACCCCCAgactttttatcacattttattgactttcttttgtttgataTTAGAATATAACAAacttttacaccaaaacatTAAACGATTTTTTCTCCAGAAAGAATCAAAAATAAGTTTCAATCTTTTTTCTccaaatatttaattatttttcgTTCAACTTTTCTACAAACAACCAAAGTATTGGTAtgtaaatttaaaatataaagtacCAACAGCGTCGCCCTGAGCAGGAGTTTATGAACTCTGTCGATGtgaccaaagaaaacaataaaagcagtttGACTTGAACATTTTGGATTTGTTCTGTCATTTCAGCGCCATGGAGCGTAAACTGGATTTGTCTCGTCTGACGGACGAAGAGGCCAAACACGTCTGGGAGGTGATTCAACGAGACTTCAACCTCCgaaagacagaagaggagagactCGGGTTGGTACTGAACATCCAGAACTAACCCactgttgtttatgttgtttactTTACACCCATAAAGAGATTCATTCAGCCTGAGTTCACACGTGTTTGGATATTATATGATGAGAGAAACAATGAGGAGTCAAACTACAGAAAGAGTTTTTGTTGGAGTCGACTCGATGGTGTTAGATTTAGATTTCTGTGGTTGTTATTTAACGGAGCTGTGGATCTTCCTCAGCTCACCTGTGCAGGTGTCCCTCCTCGTCTGTTCTGTGTGAGACTAAACTGAGTCTCCtcatttcttcatcagcagtttGTTTCTTTGGCCGTTCATGTGAGTTTTACAGGAATGTGATTGTGAAAGACGTCGTTGTTGTTTCAGTCGATCACGACTCGGTCACACGGACGAGTGTCTGCAGGAGAAAACAGGAAGCTAACAAAGTCGCTCTGTGTTCCCCACAAAAGACTGCGACTCCCATCAGCCCCGGGGGCagacacactcagacaggaaacaggcttctctgaatttattttattgactttCTCTTTCCCTCGTACAGACTTCTTCAAGTCCATCTGGACGAGTTTTCCTGTGAGAGAAGTCAGAATCAGTAATCAGTAATAACTGATAATCAATAACGTCATGATTCAGGAACAAAGAAGCTTCTGTCTTCAGTCAGAGTGGAAGAATAAATCCTGTGTGACGGCTGCACGCTGCCGATAATCTGATTAAAACTGTGACAATCACATTCAGACTTTTTAATGTCGTTCACagtgaagtcacacagagcgaGACGTCCACAGTGCTTTACTGGgagagaggtcaaaggtcactgaaCCTGGAAATAAACACCTCGTATATGTTTTAATAAGAATCACTGATGTGATCAGAACAGGGTAAGATTCTGATTACTGCACATTAAAAAAGAGGGTTCAGATTGACCCAGTTTGGGTCCATGGAGCTCCAACACAACAAAACCCTCTGGTACGAGTCAGCCCCGGTCTCTGCTGTGTTATTGaagattgttttttaattgttccTAAAGTTTGTGATCTGTGAATCACAGATCTACTGATACAAGAGGCCAGTTTGATTAATCCATCAGTCAACCTGTATTTATACCGGAGACATCGATCAGGGTCGAACACGACAAAGAGTCAATAATGAGGATAAACTACTGACAAAGTACAATCAGTCCTACGACGTGCTTCATaaatatcatcattattattatcactgacGTGTTTCCACCCAAACTACCAAGTGTGACTCATCATTCTGATTGttaactttattgattatttagaATTGCCAGGATCTAAATGtctttaatgttctgtgttcttcacacacacagttctggTTCTTACAGTTTGGACtaaagcagctgtcctgatgaatcctgagctccatcagagctgtctgAAAATATTAACTTCAGAACAACTCTGGAGAGTTTCTGTCCTGTCCagtttataactacagcctTTAGTTTCACTGACTAAACGCGTCACGTTATGTGTTACAGTAACATTACTGCTGAGAGCTGCGTCTGCTCGTTACAGCTCGTCTGAACCTACATATCTGTAATTTATTGTCTGAACTTGCAGCGTCACAAGTGGACAGAAGTGAATTCACTGAGTTTGAAGGTTAATCTGGAAGAAACTTCAGAGAcgtttttaatgacattttgagGAATCTGATTCGCTCTCCCGGGGTGTGATGATGTAATCGTGGTGTGGATGTATGTGACAGTAAATAACAACAGATCCAGTGTGGTTGGATGAGGTCACTGCTCCCTCGAGGTGGACCTTTAGGTTGAATGATTCGATCACATGAGAGTCTGAGAACAAACTGTTCTTTCACAAGATGTTCAGCTGCTTCACCGTCTGTTCGCTGACACACTGTTCACTGTTAATCAGAGTCTggatgaaaatacattattatgcTGGTCAGAATTGTTTCAACTGAATCGGACATTCAAAGCTGTCAGCAGCTCCTGTCGGCACTGTAAACATGGATGTACAGACGTCTCCATTACTTTGATATGGAAGGAAACTTAGAGACATGAAGATCCTCCTGCAGGCAGAAGAGAGACTGATCTCAGTGTTTTTCACTCTGAGGAGAGTTTTGACCTCAgttatcacattttattaacacCAGAGATTCAGAAAACTGCAGCTCTTCTTCGTGGTAAcatcccctctttctctccgcCCTCTCTTGTTCGTGCAGTGAGTTGAAGACTAAAATCGAGAAGGAGGGTTCGAAGCGAGAGCTGCTGGGTTCTCAGAGTCAGCTGTCTGACTCGCTCTGCATCTGCTGCCTGCAGCCCTTCAAGTTCCTGGTCAACAGTAAGCGTCAGTGTCTGGACTGCCACATGTACACCTGCAAGTCCTGCAGCCGCTACAACAAGAAGGAGCACGGCTGGGTGTGTGACAACTGCCGCATGACCAGGTGAGACACCTACAGGTGGGCGTGGCCTCTGACGGGCAGGTAAGGAACACCGTGGTGAGTAACTGATAATATGTTACGATGCAGCGTCGTCATCTGGTGTAAAATCTACACAACAAGGAGCCTGTAATCACTTTTTATCAGAGGAGTCAACAGTcacacagtctgtcctccaggAGAAGTTCACATACTAGagaagtagaagtactgattctttactgcagtaaaagtaatcgagtacaggctctgacatgtgcTCAGAGTATCacagtctccctctgaaggacatttgtggtcaaagctgactgaagctcacgtcatattaatataattcaaagactattaaagttaaaggtagagtcagtaggatttgtcccagctgttcctgaacgcaccacaaagatagttgatagttgagtctcattcccaggacgtcaaacagccacatgttgggttggtaaagcgtccgagcagcaacaaagagagaaaataagaaaatctctgcagatacgagacactaacacgccttttctccccattcagcctccctctctgtctgttcacgtcttttacgtctttgtttcgtctcgctgcgtctgccgtgcgtgatgtgctctgataggttcAGATATTAGCACAGAACCTACTGTCATGTTTCCTTTGTGCTACATGTTAGCTTCAGTTAACTTAGTGttggctaacatgttagcatggaCTCAAATATAAACACCTTTAATGTTAGTGCAGGCCTTCGTAAACACATTTCTGTCGTCTGATGTGATGCAGTTTATGCTTAAGTATTAGCTTTGAGCTAACTGTGTTTTAGCTGTAACAGCTATAGCTTTAGCTTTGACAATTGTAACATTGTCTAACGTGTTAGCTCACAGCCTGCTATGACTTGGCTCTAGTGCTCCACCTGTTCAGGTGAGCAGTCCAGTAAAAGTATTTGTTGGTTGTACATCTGCAGGGTGGTGAAGATCGGTACTGCAGGCTGGTACCACGACAACGTCCGAAACCGCTTCAAACGCTTCGGCAGCGCCAAGGTGATGAGGTCACTGTACAAGAGACTGAACGGAGACGGTGAGTCCGCTCTGACATCACTGTTACCTGTGGGCGGGTCCTGACGGGGGGCAACACCCATTCCGACGGTCCGCCATTCCGACTGGGCTacggttaaggttagggtttcaggttcggaatggcgaccttttttcaaaaataattaagggccttcattccgaaacatgaaagtgaacgttcggaaCGGCGGCCCTTCAGAATGCCGCCCTGGACCCGGTGCTGACCTCAGCTCTGACATCACTGTTACCTGTGGGCGGGTCCTGACCTCAGCTCTGACATCACTGTTACCTGTGGGCGGGTCCTGACCTCAGCTCTGACATCACTGTTACCTGTGGGCGGGTCCTGACCTCAGCTCTGACATCACTGTTACCTGTGGGCGGGtcctggcctcagctctgacaTCACTGTTACCTGTGTCATGATATTCTTCAACATAACAacttaaataaagttttttctCAGATGCTAAATGCTACATGCTAACGAGACTTCCTGTGTTTCCTCCTCAGGTGGGCGTGATGACGACACTCAGAGTATGCCGGACGTCCACAGCCGTGAGTCACAAACATTTACATCCAGAGATTTAACATGTGaaatgaacaataaactggattaAAGATACAATCAGAAATGTAGTTTAGACTTGAAACTTTTATCTTTATATCTTTAGACCAAATAAATGAGCGTCAACGTGTTTTAATCCcgtctgcttttctttgtcccTGCAGACGTGTTTAACGGCGGAGAGGACGACTACGGCGAGGGCGACGCTCAGCGCTACAAAACAGTGACGTGAAACTAAAACATGTTCTGACTGTGACTCAGACGAGAAGCTTCAGCTTTAAAACTCTTTCattcttcttttccttcagaTGAGAAAGAGCAAACGTCTGCTGTCAGTTCATCCAATGGACTTTGACCCCGAGGAATATTTCCCTCATTCAAGACGTCAGTCTGTACAGGTGAGACCACACCTGAGGTCCGGACGAACACAGCGTACACAGACTGAAAGTGATTAATACAGTAACCtcagtcatctcctcctgatgatataaagtcaggctcagccatcatctcctcctgatgatataaagtcaggctcagtcatcatctcctcctgatgatataaagtcaggctcagccatcatctcctcctgatgatataaagtcaggctcagccatcatctcctcctgatgatataaagtcaggctcagtcatcatctcctcctgatgatataaagtcaggctcagccatcatctcctcctgatgatataaagtcaggctcagtcatcatctcctcctgatgatataaagtcaggctcagccatcatctcctcctgatgatataaagtcaggctcagtcatcatctcctcctgatgatataaagtcaggctcagccatcatctcctcctgatgatataaagtcaggctcagccatcatctcctcctgatgatataaagtcaggctcagtcatcatctcctcctgatgatataaagtcaggctcagtcatcatctcctcctgatgatataaagtcaggctcagtcatcatctcctcctgatgatataaagtcaggctcagccatcatctcctcctgatgatataaagtcaggtgaagtctcgtagtccacaggacatttctggagcttcacagtaaaacagagttgcagcgttctgctgaacagctgaagcagctggagatgatttaaacatcagatgtctccatgcagctcgtctgctgtgatcacagagatcaacctgatctgaggagaccagatttaACCCTCGACGTGAGGTCAAGCtcgctaacactgttagctcgAGCtcgctaacactgttagctcagcagctacagtgaagagttCAGATTAAATAACAGAGAATGATTGAAGCATTAATAATGTATTCATCTGAACGATCAtgtcaacatgtgtgtgtgtctttgtgtgtgtgtgtgtgtgtgtgtggtgtgtgtgtgtgtgtgtctttgtgtgtgtgtgtgtggtgcagcaGCAGATGCAGGAGGATCGAGGCTACAGGAACGATGTGGACTATGACATGTACAACCACCGAGTGAACCGCAGGAAGAGTCTGGACCGATACGCCATGAGACCTGgtacatacacacagtacacacagtacatctacagtacacacagtacatctacggtacacacatacagtacacacctGTATGTTCACCTGTACTGACTCACCTGTGTGTTGTCAGATGACTATGGAGAGAGCCGGATGGTTCGGACCCGCTCTCTGTCTAAGATCAGCTCCTCGGTGGCCCGTCAGCAGTACGTCGACACCTCCGACGAGGACGACTGCCCCAGATACCCCCCCGTGTACCAGCAGCCCCCCCACCGCCGCCGCAACAGCAGGGCGTCCTCCCAGGAGAACCTGGGACAAGCCCCGCCCGTGAGACcacacagccaatcacagagcgcCTTTGTGCTCGCATACTAGTTGAACCACATTGATCATGTTCTGATCACACACATTGATCATGTTCTGATCATACACATTGATCATGTTCTGATCACACATATTGATCATGTTCTGATCACACATGTTGATTATCCTCTGATCACACATATTGATCATGTTCTGATCACACACATTGATCATCCTCTGATCACACACATTGATCATGTTCTGATCACACACATTGATCATCCTCTGATCACACATATTGATCATGTTCTGATCACACACATTGATCATCCTCTGATCACACATATTGATCAtgttctcctgatgtctcctctgTAGATGAACGAGCTAAACAAACGGATGTTTGCCATCGAGAGTCTTCTGAGCCGCCTGGAGGAGAAGATGACGCCTGCTGACGAGGTGAGATGAGACGAGACGACCGGCTTCAAAATAATTtgatcttttcttcttttaaaccAAGTTAGAAGTTTGTATTTCCTGCAGCTGACTTGGTTTTTGGTGTCAAAGTGGTGAAAACCCGTCTTGACCTTCATCCATCAAtatattttctgtcttcctgCAGACGTCGACTCCGTCGGGTCAGAacgaggaggagaagctgaggaGGAAGCTGAGTGAGCTGGCGGGGAACCTGAGTGATAAGGGCCTGTCGTCAGACGATGAAGCCGGGAAGAAGTTCTCTGTGGGTAAAGGTCCGGCCGGCATCAGGGGAGGCCCGGCCCTCAATCTGGACTCTCTGAAGGACAAAGAACTGAGCTCATCCAGCGATGAGATGCCCACCGAGGCTCAGAAGGTAGGACGGAGGTCCGGATGGTAATCTGACCCGACTCATTCTTGGGTTTAAATTCAGAGTGGAGTCACTGCACATGGAAACCTGGAGGTTTCTGAAACACCTTCAGTGTTTCTCACCTCAGATATTTACCTCAGAGATACAAGATGGACCAACATCAGGTTCACATGACATCATCTCGTTCAGACATATTGGACTTTAATATTTCTTTGGTACCATATCAATCTCATATATTAACATCTCATGTaggatgttttttaaatgtccagGATCCCGTTTGTGATGAAAGTGTTAGAGATGATGTTCCCACAGCTCGGCTCAGCTCATCCCCCAACATCAGATCCTCATCTGTCACACAATGAAAActattattaaacatttattacattttatatttcacattttctcttcagGTTTCTGTCTTTATGATCAGTTCCACTCCAGATACGGATTCAGCAACACTAGATAATAACAATCACTAATATTAAATGGTACATTCAtagtaaacaaacagtgaaaagtTTTACCGTAAACATCAGCTTCGTGGAGGCCGGAGACGGATGATCACGTCCTGGTGACGATGCAGCCACGGCTACGAGATCAACACAACGCCTCCGTTTAAATGTGGATGCAAAACATTTATCGACAGACGGTTGAGATTCTCCTGATTCtgatcatgtaaacaaacaaacaaacaaacaaacaaacaaaccagtgTCTACAAACTTTCACCAGCTCACATATAAAGTGTCTGTGAGTTTCAGTAGAgcatcaaactccaacaaaaactgtctcCTCTTGTTCACAAATGTCCTCTGGATCCATTTCAGTCTCACATTTAGTCTAAAACACAGTTTTCATCTTTAAATGGAGACAAACAAACGATGTTTCATTCTTTTATCTGGAGAAATGAttctatgcccgccctagagcctacaacagccaatgagtgatggTGTAGACCAGTGagccactctctcttcttcctcctctctcctgagccaatcACACACCAGCCCCCAGgtgattgatgcatcatgtagccaatgagagttcagatccagtaatatatagtttatatcaagttttaaagccctaaacttgatgtagttttctgtgttttgctctttgaatagtCTGTTTTTCCAGCTCAGCTCTTGTTTCTGACTTTTATCTGCACAAAGTGAGTgtgaataaggaaataaagagctataatgagtttaatgctgctgttactctcaggcaggCGACTGAGctcagaacatcacattgtttCTAACCCTTGGACCATGTCTACATGATGTGGACccttttgtgttttccagctaacaGGCACAGTTACAGCTCGTCTGCaggattatttttacattaaaacattcagtttatATCCTTTCAGAAGAGCCCAAAACCTTTAGTCTGTACTGAcctggttcaacaacagctttgactGAACTGAGAGACGTTTAGGATCATTGACAGCTATTTCTCAGGAGTGGTGAGGAGTTTTAGAAACATCAGTTTTAACTTTACAAGAAACAAcgtttcattgtttgttaacagtcaaataatgtatcatttaataataaaaactgtcaCCAAGAATATCCAATAAAAATAAGTGACGCCTTCATTGTGACTTCTTATCTCTGAACATCTTTAAAACACGATGTCATCAGTTTAATGAACATCTGAAGTGTAAACTGAAGGTTGAAGATGTTCTGAAGGTGTTCTGAAGATGTTCTGAAGGTGTTCTGAAGATGAACTTGTCTGGAGTGTTTCTGGTGTAAAGACAGCGACTGCATGACGTCCTGCTCACTAACAGACCGACCAGCTGCCTCCTGCCTCAGTTAACAACCTTCACAGGTGTTCGCTGCTCGTACAGCCGGTTGTGTAAATGTGACGTCAGCAGCGACCTGCCTGGATCCAGATCAGGCCACAAGTCTTCATTTAACATAGATTCATCCACACAACATCACATTCTAACAACAGAAACACTCAACACACTCTAAGTCCTGTTCATTAATTACTTTTATTGGATCTCTGTCTGGGATCTAATATTTGTAACTTGTGGGAACAAGATGGATCTGAACTCTTCATCCAGCTCAAACTAAAGGAAGTAACGTAAATATTGTCtctgtacat contains the following coding sequences:
- the mlpha gene encoding melanophilin a → MERKLDLSRLTDEEAKHVWEVIQRDFNLRKTEEERLGELKTKIEKEGSKRELLGSQSQLSDSLCICCLQPFKFLVNSKRQCLDCHMYTCKSCSRYNKKEHGWVCDNCRMTRVVKIGTAGWYHDNVRNRFKRFGSAKVMRSLYKRLNGDGGRDDDTQSMPDVHSHVFNGGEDDYGEGDAQRYKTMRKSKRLLSVHPMDFDPEEYFPHSRRQSVQQMQEDRGYRNDVDYDMYNHRVNRRKSLDRYAMRPDDYGESRMVRTRSLSKISSSVARQQYVDTSDEDDCPRYPPVYQQPPHRRRNSRASSQENLGQAPPMNELNKRMFAIESLLSRLEEKMTPADETSTPSGQNEEEKLRRKLSELAGNLSDKGLSSDDEAGKKFSVGKGPAGIRGGPALNLDSLKDKELSSSSDEMPTEAQKRSTAAALCDLTTEVLRTINATENAMVEYGLCEPVDRSHLVGTDVKQADDAFRELEENVYIAAGQSYELESKLRRLEQSAKNRFGGTTDSELSELEDVVALTAARVQSAESEVSDIESKIAALNAVGSKKKVSGSHQRKKPTQDFSRNTNGAQWKSNNM